Part of the Clostridia bacterium genome, TTGGTGCAGATCATAATGTACTTCTTCTATCCGCTTGTCGGCGCCATCGTCATGGCCTTGGGCCTTATCGTCATGGTGTTGCAATTCGGCCTGTATATCAAGGCTATCGACTTCTTCTTCGTGCAGAAGACCAGCCACAACCTCACGGGCATACGCCCCGCATCGGGCGAGGTGAAGTGCCGCGTGCTGTTCAACGGGCATATCGACGCGGCGTGGAACTTCCCCGTCAACGAGAAGTGGGGCGGCGTGGCCTATACCATACACGTCATCGCCTCTATCGTGGGCGTTTTGTATATGTTCGTGCTGTCCATCATTCGCACGGTGCAGACGGACGCGGCGTGGAATATCCTGACGCCGTCTTCGCAACCCGCCATGTTCTGGTTGGGTGTAGGCACCGTTCTTTTCCTGCCCCTGCTCATCGGTCTGTATTGGATGTGGGACGAGAAGGTGGTCGTGGACGGCGCCAACGACAACTTGACCGGTTGCTATATGGGCATCGCCATTCTCAAAGCCATGGAAGAAGCGGGCGTGCAGCTCGAGCACACCGAGGTCGGCGTGGTGTTGAGCGGCTCGGAGGAGGCCGGTTTGCGCGGCATCAAGTCGTGGTGCGCCCAACACAAGGGCGAGTACGACGACGTGCCCACCTATATCTACAGTTTCGACACCTTGCACGACGAACGGTTCCTGATGGTCAACTATCGCGATCTCAACGGTACGGTGGAGACGGACAAGGAGACGGGCGACCGCTTTATGAAGAGCGCGGCGGAGCTTGGCATTCCCTGCCAGCGCGGCATAGTGCCTCCGTTCGGCGGCGCCACCGATTCGGCGGCCTTTGCGCAAGCGGGCTACAAGGTGGCGGGCATTACGGCGCTCAATCACGTCCTCGAGGACTACTATCACACCATTCACGACACCTATACCAACCTCAATCCCAAATGCTTG contains:
- a CDS encoding M20/M25/M40 family metallo-hydrolase — protein: MGKFDKVMQEKDRMAEYMIHEITTICKYLPKRAPGSEGEKKAAEYMRDALEKECGCKKTAIEPFKVTPDSFYGWIYITVSCALVQIIMYFFYPLVGAIVMALGLIVMVLQFGLYIKAIDFFFVQKTSHNLTGIRPASGEVKCRVLFNGHIDAAWNFPVNEKWGGVAYTIHVIASIVGVLYMFVLSIIRTVQTDAAWNILTPSSQPAMFWLGVGTVLFLPLLIGLYWMWDEKVVVDGANDNLTGCYMGIAILKAMEEAGVQLEHTEVGVVLSGSEEAGLRGIKSWCAQHKGEYDDVPTYIYSFDTLHDERFLMVNYRDLNGTVETDKETGDRFMKSAAELGIPCQRGIVPPFGGATDSAAFAQAGYKVAGITALNHVLEDYYHTIHDTYTNLNPKCLADCYSVTVNCLRHIDEELGDGVNEEPISA